TCGTCGACCGCGATGCTGCTGCGCGACGCGCCCGACTACTTCGAGGTGTACTCGGGTGACTCGTCGCTCACGCTGCCGTTCCTGGCGGTCGGTGCCTGCGGCGTCGTGGGCGTCGCCAGCCACTGGACCGCCGCGGCGCAAAAGGAGATGATCGAGGCGTTCTCCAAGGGCGACGTCGACCGCGCCCGCGAGCTCAACGCCGCGCTCGCCGCGTCCTACGACTTCGAAGGCAGCGACGCGTATCCCAACCCGGTGCCGACCAAAACGGTGATGCGACGGCTGGGTTTGCCCGTCGGCCAGTGCCGGCTGCCGATGGGTCCGGGGTCGCCCGAACTCGACGCCGCGGCCGACGCGTTGCTGGCATCGCTCGGGTCGATGGCCGCGCCCAAGTACAAATAAGGGATGGCAGCACCGGTTCGAGTCATCTTTCTGGGCGGACTCGGGGAGATCGGGCGCAACTGCGCCGTGGTCGAAGTCGACAACCGGCTGCTGCTCATCGACTGCGGGCTCATGTTCCCGAGCCTCGACATGCCCGGTGTCGACCTCGTACTGCCGGACTTCACCTTCCTGCGCGAGAACGCCGACCGGGTCGAAGCGTGCGTGCTCACCCACGGCCACGAGGACCACGTCGGCGCGCTGCACTTCCTGCTGCGTGACCTGTCGTTCCCGCTCTACGGCTCGGCGCTCACGCTGGGCCTGGCCCGCAACCGCATCGACGAAGCCGGCCTCACGAAGCGCACCGACTTCCGGCCGGTCAACTCCGACGGCGACCGGGTGCAGATCGGCCCCTTCGACGTCGAGTTCATCCCCGTCACCCACTCGGTGCCCCACGCCTTCGCCATCGCGCTCCACACGCCCCAGGGGATCATCCTGCACTCGGGCGATTGGAAGCTCGACCTCACGCCGGTCGACGGGCGCACCACCAACATCGCTCGCATCGGCGCGCTGGCATCCGAGCACGGCATCCGCCTGCTGCTGGGTGACTCCACCAACGCCGAGAGCGCCGGCCACACCGTGTCGGAAACCGTGATCGGCGAGGCGCTGCGCGACCTGTTTCGCGACAACGAGGACAAGCGCGTGATCGTTACGTGCTTCGCCTCCCACATCCATCGCATCCAGCAGGTGATGGACGCGGCGGTCAAGCACGGGCGCACGATTGCCACCCTCGGCCGCTCGATGGGCAAGAACGTGGCGCTGGCCCGCAGCCTCGGCTTGCTCGACGTGCCCGACAACGCGGTGGTCGACATCGACGATCTCGGCGACCTGCCGCCCGAGAAGGTGTGCGTCGTGTCGACGGGGTCGCAGGGCGAGCCGCTGAGCGCCCTGGCGTTGATGGCGGCGGGCGAGAACCGGCGCATCAAGGTGGGTGAGGGCGACGTCGTGATCCTGTCGAGCCACGCCATCCCCGGCAACGAGAGCAACGTCGGCAAGGTGATCGACGGCCTGCACCGCCTCGGCTGCGACGTGGTGCACTCCGGTATCGCCCAGGTGCACGTGTCGGGCCACGCCAAGGGCGAGGAACTCAAGACGCTGCTCACGCTGGCCCAGCCCGAGTTCTTCATCCCCGTGCACGGCGAGTTCCGCCACCTGACGCACCACGCGCGCTTGGCCAAGATGCTCGGCATGTCGGACAACCACGTGCTGCTGTGCGAGGACGGCGATGTGATCGAGTTGTCCGACGACGGCATCGACTTCGCCGACACCGTGCCCGCCGGGTACCTCTACGTCGACGGCATCGTCGGCGACGTGGGCGAGTTCGTGCTGCGCGACCGCAAGGTACTGGCCGACGAAGGCGTCGTGATCGTCGTGGTGACGGTCGACGCGCAGACCGGTGAAGTCGTGAGCGGTCCCGAGATCATCACGCGCGGTTGGGTCTACGCCCCCGAAGCCGAAGGCCTGCTGGACGAAGCGCGCGAGGCGGTGCGCGCCCACGTCAGCAGTGTGCAGACCAACGACGCCGACACGCTGCGCAAGGCGGCGCGCTCGGCGCTGGGCAAGTTCGTGAGCGAGCGCACGCGGCGCCGCCCCATGATCGTGCCCATCGTCATGGAAGTGTGACGGCGGCGACGTAGCCGTCCGGGCGGATCATCACCGCCTGCGGCAGCGGCACCCGGCCGATCACCGGCAACTCGCACGTCGTCGCCGTGCACTGCGCCGCCAGGTCGAGCTCGACGGGTTGCGCGGCGTGGAGCCGTTCGTAGACGCGATCGTTACGCAGGTCGAGGTCGGGCATGCGCCGTCCGACGAGCGGGTGGTCGCCGCCGAGGTCGTAGAACACGTCGAGGCCCGTCACCATGCCGGCGACGTAGCGGCGCGGCTCGTCCATCGCCAGCAGTTCGATCGTGATGTCGCGCATGGCGTCGTGGCGTTCGTCGGCGATGCTGAGCGCCACCTGCGCCATCGTGTTGTGCAGCACGCGGGCGGCGACGGGATGGCGCTCGGCGTGGTACGTGTCGAGCAGTGCGTCGGGCGCGGCGCCGCGCAGCACCTGGCCGAGCTTCCAGCCGAGGTTGACGGCGTCCTGCACGCCCACGTTGAGGCCCTGGCCGCCTTGCGGCCCGTGAATGTGGGCGGCGTCGCCGGCGACGAACACGCGCCCGGATCGGTACGTCGCCGCCTGGCGGGTGGCGTCGCCGAAGCGCGAGATCCACGTGGGGTTGCGGAGGCCGAAGTCGGTGCCGTACTTGGCCACGAGCAAGGCGTGGGCGTCCTCGAAGGTCGGTTCGCCGTCGTGGCTGACCGCATCCTCCTTCAGTGCGAAGCGGTAGCGGCCGTCGTCGACGCCGGGGTTGGCCGGCCCGAGTCCACCGCCCTCGCGGCGCATCCCGACTTCGGGGTCGGTCATCTCCGCTTCGCAGATGAGGAAGGTGGCGGTGGCGTCGTAGCCGACGAAGTCGATCCCCGCCGTCTTGCGCACCACGCTGCGGCCGCCGTCGCAGCCGACGAGGTAGGTGGCGCGTACGGCGTCGCCGTCGTCGAGGGTGACGGTGACGCCGTCGTCGTCTTGCACGAAGCCGCGCACGTCGCGGCGGCGCATGATCGGCGCCCCGAGTTCGTCGAGCACCCAGCCCGCGAGGATGCGCTCGATGTCGCGCTGCCACAGGCCGAGCAGGTAGTTGTGGCGCGTCGGGAAGTCGGAGATGTCGAGGAAGATCCCGGCAAAGCCGGCGGCGGGATGCTTCTGGCCGGCGTCGACGAACCGGTCGACCACGCCGCGCTGGTCGAGCACCTCCAGCGTGCGCGGGTGCAGCCCGCCGGCGCGTGAACCATCGAGGTCTTGGGTCGCCCGGCGTTCGACGATGACGGCGTCGACGCCCGCCAGTCGCAGTTCCGCCGCCAACATCAACCCGGTCGGTCCGCCGCCGGCGATCACCACATCGTGCGCGTTCATCGGCGGCATGGTGAGGACTCGAGGGTCCTTGCCGCAAGCCCCCCACCTCGCGGTAGGTTGGTAGTGCCGGGGGAGTGATCCGCTAGAAAGCGCCCATGGCGTTCACCGGAATCGCAGGCAAGGTCGCACTCGTCACGGGAGCGGCGCGCCCGAGGGGGATTGGTCGGGCGACGGCGCTGATGCTCGCTCGCGAAGGTGCCGACGTCATCTGCGTCGATCTCGGCGCGCCGATGGCCGACTTCCCGCACCACGGCGTCGCCGAGCCGACCGATCTCGAGACGATCGTGCAGGAGATCGAAGCGATGGGCCGGCGCGCTGTTGGCATCAAGGCGGACTGCACCGACGAAGCGCAAGTCGAAGCGGCGGTCGCGGAAGGCACCGAGGCCCTCGGTGAGATCTCGCTGCTGGCCAACGTCGTCGGCGGCGGCGGCTTCGGCATGGGCGCGGGCCCGCTCACGTACCTGCCGACGGATCAGTTCGACAAGATGATCTCGCTCAACTTGCGCAGCATGTTCCTCATGACCCGCGCCGTTGCCGCGCGCATGGTCGCCGCCGGGACGAAGGGGCAGATCTGTTCGGTGTCGTCGCAGGCGGGCAAGCGCGGCATGCCGCCGCTCGGCGCCTATTGCGCGGCGAAGGCCGGGATCATCATGCTGACCCAGACATGGGCGATTGAGCTGGGCCCGTCAGGCATCACGGTCAACGCCGTGTGCCCGGGCACGGTCGACACCGACCTGCTGAACAAGGACCATCAGATGGAGAACATCTTCAGCGGTCAACCCGGTGGGTTCGACGCGTGGCTGCAAAGCCAGATCCCGCTCGGGCGCATGCAGACCGCCGAGGACGTCGCCAACTCGATCGTCTTCCTCCTCAGCAACGAGGGCAACTACATCACCGGCGAGGCGCTCAACACGAGCGGCGGCCAGACGATGGTCTGACGTGGCGGGATCCGTCACCATCCCGCCGCCGGTCATGACGGCCGGCGAACTCGACGACTTCCTCGTCAAGGCGTTCTTCAACCAGCGCGCCTATCACGTGTCGGAGGTGACCGACCGCGGTGTCGTGCTCACGATCCCGATCGGCCCCGAACACGAGCGGCCCGGCGGCACGGTGAGCGGGCCGACGATGATGTCGCTGAGCGACGCCGCCGCCTGGCTGGCGACGCTGTCGCGCATCGGCCCCGTCGCCCTCGCGGTCACCACGAATCTCAACATCAACTTCCTGCGCAAGCCGTCGCTCGACCAGGACCTGTTCGCCGAAGCGAACCTGATCAAGCTGGGCAAGCGCCTGTCGGTGACCGAGGTCGGTTGCTATTCGGGCGACCACCTCGTGTCGCACGCAACGGTGACGTACTCGATCCCTGCCTAGCACCGGCTACCCTCCACCTCGGGCGGACCGAACGTAGGTACGGTTTATCTGGCCATGGCCACAACGAAGCGAGGCCCCGCTCGCACTCGGAAAGCCCCGGCGACGACGCGTCGTCCCGCGGCAAAGAAGAACGCGTCGACGCTCGAACGCGTCCGCAAATCACTCGCCACCCACCTCGGCCGCCAGTCCGACGACGTGTGGGGACTCCTCCTCGTCGCCTTCGGCGTCGTGTGCGCCCTCGGCATCTACGCCGACCTCACGGGGCCGGTCGGGCGCTTCCTGCGCGACCTCGCCGGCCTGCTGTTCGGGTGGGGCCGACTCGCGCTCCCCGTCGCCGTCGCCGGCGTCGGCGTGGCGTTGCTGCAGGGCCGGCCGCGCCAGGAACCGGCGCGGGTCGTCATCGGCACGACGTTCATGGTGCTGGCCGGGACCGGTCTCATCCACTTGGCCCAGGGCGCGCCGGCGTGGACCGATCCCGCCGACGAGCTGCGCAACGCCGGCGGTCTCGTGGGCGTTGCCATCGCCGAGCCGCTGCGCAGCCTGCTGGCGGTGCCGGGCGCGGCGCTCATCTTGGTGGTCCTCGGCCTCGTCGGCCTGCTCGTCGTGTTGAAGTTGTCGGCGCGCGAGGCGTGGGGCCATCTCGTCCACGGCCTCAAGAAGGCGGTCGACGTGCTGAGCGGTTCGGCGCGCCACATCGCGGCGGCCACGACCACCGACGTCGAGGAGCGCATCGACGCGTCGCGGCGTCATCCGACGCGCCAGAAGAAGCCGGCGCTCGAAGTCGTGCCGCCGCCCACCGAAGACGACGCGCCGGAGGTAACCGAACCCGAGCCCGACCCCGAGATCACCGTGTCGGTGCCCGAAACCACCGAGCCCGTCGCGGCGGACCAGCTGGCCATCGACCTGGGCCCCGCGCACCGCGAGGGTCCCTGGCGCCTGCCGCCCCTGGCGCTGCTGAAGCGATCGAAGGCCGTCGAGATCGACCGCCGCCAGATCGAAGCCGGCGGCCGCACGCTCGAGCACGCGCTGGCGGCCCACGGCGTCGAGACGCGCCTCGTGGGCATGACCGTCGGGCCCACCGTCACCCGCTACGAACTCGAACTGGGCCCGGGTGTGAAGGTCGCCAAGGTCACGAGCCTCCACAAGGACATCGCCTACGCGATGGCGTCGCCCGACGTCCGCATCCTGGCGCCGATCCCGGGCAAGTCGGCCATCGGTGTCGAGGTGCCCAACCGCGATCGCCAGCTCGTCGCCCTTGCCGACATCCTCGGCTCTGAGGAAGCCCGCAAGTCGACGCATCCGCTCGAGGTCGCGCTGGGCAAGGACATCGCGGGCCGTGCGGTCATGGCGAACCTCGCCGAGATGCCGCACATCCTCATCGCCGGCGCCACCGGCGCCGGTAAGTCGAGCTGCATCAACAGCCTGATCACCTCGGTGCTGGTGCGCTCGACGCCCGACCAGGTGCGCATGATCCTGATCGACCCCAAGCGCGTCGAGCTCGGTCAGTACAACGCGTTGCCGCACCTGCTCACCCAGGTCGTCGTCAACCCCAAGCGCGCCGCCAACGCGCTGAACTGGGCGGTGAAGGAAATGGAGCGGCGCTACGAGTTGCTCTACGAGGTCGGCGTGCGCGACATCACCGGCTACAACGCCGCGTTCGATCGTGGCGATCTGCAACCCGAGCCGGGAGAGGACAAGGAGTACAAGCGCCTTCCGTTCATCCTCGTGGTGGTCGACGAGCTGGCCGACCTGATGATGGTGGCGGCCCGCGACGTCGAAGAGTCGATCTGTCGTATCGCGCAGATGGCCCGCGCCGTCGGCATCCACCTCGTCATCGCGACGCAGCGCCCGTCAGTCGACGTCATCACCGGCGTCATCAAGGCCAACGTGCCGTCGCGCCTGGCCTTCGCCGTGTCGAGCCAGACCGACAGCCGCGTCATCCTCGACCAGCCCGGTGCCGAGCGTCTCGTCGGCAAGGGCGACATGCTGTTGCTGACGGCGAACTCGTCGAGCGGCCGGCGAGTGCAGGGCGCATGGGTGGGCGAGGACGAAGTGCGCAAAGTGGCGGGGCACTGGAAGCGCCAGGCGCGCGCCGAATACGTCGAAGGCGTCGAAGGCGAAGACGCGGGACCGGGGGAGCGCACCTTCGGCGGCGCCGGCGGTGATTCCGACGACGAGCTGCTGCGCGCTGCCCGTGACCTCGTCGTGCGCAGCCAGCTCGGTTCGACGTCGATGCTGCAGCGCAAGCTCAAGGTCGGCTTCGCCCGCGCCGGTCGCCTGATGGACTTGCTCGAAGAAAATGGTGTCGTCGGACCGTCCGAAGGATCGAAGGCACGCGCCGTGCTGATGACGGTCGAGGAACTCGAGGCGCTCGACCAGGCCTCCTAGGCGCGAGAACCTACGGCGCGGGGCGTTATCTATCTATGCCCAGCACCCTTTCCCGCGCGCTGCGTCGCGCTGCAAATCGACTTGATCAGCGCGGCGTCGACCGCCGAGCCGTTGCCCGTCAGATCGTCGGCGGCGCTTGGGAGGAGATGGGCCAGCACCAGTTCAACTTCCTCGTGGAGCAGGGCCTCCAGCCGAGCGACTGGATGCTCGACGTCGGCTGCGGGGCGTTGCGCGGCGGTGTGCACTTCATCCGCTACCTCGAGCCCGGGCATTACTGCGGGATCGAGCGTGAGCAATGGATTCTCGACGTCGGCGCCGAGGAACTCGCCGACGCCGGTCTGACCGACCGGGCGCCCGTCCTGCTGTGCAACCGGGACTTCGAGTTCGACAAGTTCGGTCGGCAGTTCGACGTCGCCCTCGCGCAGTCGGTCTTCACCCACATCCCGCTCAACAACATCCACCGGTGTCTCGTGCGCATGTCCGAGGCACTGCGCCCCGGCGGCGTGTTCTACGCCACCTTTCTCGACAACCCGGGTGACCCCAACGATCTGTCGCCGATCGAGTTCCCGCAGAAGGACGGACCGCCGTCGGTCACGTATCCCGACCGCGACCCGTTCCGCTACCACGTGCGGTTTTTCGAGGATCTCGTCAACGGCCTGCCCCTGAAGCTCGAGCACATCGGCGACTGGGGTTCGCCGCGGGGCCAGTCGATGCTGGCGTTCCACAAGGTCTGAGTCTCACCCGCCGCCCAGACGCGCAAGAGGGCCGGCGCTTCGTTGCACCGGCCCTCTTTGCTCAGTAGAGCGAGGTTGTTGCTACGCCGCGAGACGCATGTGCGACTTGCGCTGCTGTCTTTCTGGTTAGCGAAGCGCTGTTACGCAGCGAGACGCATGTGCGACTTGCGCTCTTCCGGCTCTTCGCCCTCGGACGCGCCCAGCCAGTGGTGGAGACCACGCCACACGCTGGTGGTGCCGGCGAGCGCGACGCCCGTCAGCAGATGGCCCACGGTGGCGTTGCGCACGGCGATGTGCCAACCGGTGAACATGCTGTAGTCCATCCAGTAGGCGACGCCGATACCCATGGCCAACATCACGAAGCCGTGATAGCGCCGGAGCATCGGCACGAGATCCTCGAGGAAGTTGGCGACGGCGAAGATGCCGAGACCGACGAAGGCGAGGGTCAGAAAGTCATGCATGAGTACTGCCTCCTGACGGGAGGGGAAGTTGTTTCCCGTCACTGCTTTCGACCACGCCGTCGACGAAAAAGTGACAACTAGGTTGTTGCAATGCGCGCCAGATGTCCGTGTAGTTCAGCCAACTTGGGACCCGGCTTCGACGCGCTCGCGCTGGCGCTGAGTCTCTACGTCGACGTCTCCGTGGAGCCGGCGGACGCGCTGTCGATCACGGCCCACGGCGAGGGCGAGGACTTCCCGGTGGGTCCCGATCACATGGCGGCGCGCGTGGTGCGGGATGTGCTGGGTCACGACAACGTCGCGATCACCATCCGTTCCGAAATCCCGGTGGCGCGGGGCCTCGGGAGCAGCGCGGCGCTGGCGGCTGCCACCGCCGCCGCCGCCGGCGCCGCCGAACCACTCGCGGTTGCCACCGCCGTGGACGGCCACGCCGAGAACGCGGCGGCGTCCGTACTCGGCGGCCTCGTCGTGGGCACCATGGTCGGCGACACACCCGTCGCCGAACGCCTGGCCGTCGACGACCGGCTGGCGTTCGTCGTCGTCATCCCCGACCGGATGCTGTCGACGCGTGACGCCCGCGCCGCCTTGCACCAAGAGGTGTCGTTGCACGACGCGGCGACGAACCTCGGACGCCTCGGATTGCTCATCGCCGGATTCGCCGACGCGTCGCGGTTCTCGGCCTATGCGATGGAAGACACCCTGCATCAGCCGTACCGCATCCCGCTGTTTCCGGAATCGGCGCCGATCATGCGCGGCCTCGTCGAGGCGGGCGCGCTCGGCGCCTGCTGGTCCGGCGCCGGCTCGACGCTGCTCGCCGTGGCAATGGAGGGCGACGCCGACGCAGTGTGCGCCGCCGGTGTCGACATGCTGACCGAGACGAACGTCGCGGGGCGCGCCGTGCGCCTTGACGTCGACCGGACCGGTCTCGTCGTCACTGACTAAGTTCCGTCGCCGTGCCCAGCGAGCCATCCCGCGACCTCGTCGCCATCGACAACCCGCATCCGGGACGCGTGTACGAGGTCACGTGCGAGACGCCGGAGTTCACCTGCGTGTGTCCGATGACGGGCCAGCCCGACTTCGCCACCGTCACCATCAGCTATGTGCCCGGCGACAAGATCGTCGAGTTGAAGAGCTTGAAGCTGTACCTGTGGTCGTTCCGCAACGAGGGCGCGTTCCACGAGGACGTCACCAACCGGATCCTCAACGACCTCGTCGCCGCGTTGTCGCCGGTCTCGATGACGGTGACGACCGATTGGCTGGTGCGCGGCGGGATCCACACCATCGTGAAAGTGAGTCACCCCAATGGCTGATATCGAGATCGTCACCGAAGGCTTGGCCTTTCCCGAAGGACCGGTCGCGATGCCCGACGGTTCGGTGATCGTCGTGGAGATCAAGACGGGCAAGCTGACCCGCGTCGCCCCCGACGGCACCAAGACCGAGGTCGCCGACGTGGGCGGCGGGCCGAACGGCCTCGCGGTGGGCGCCGACGGTGCGCTGTACGTGTGCAACAACGGTGGCTTCCAGTGGACCGAGCTCGGCGAGATCAACCTGCCGCTCGGACCCGGTGGCGTGTCGCATCACGCCGACTACACGACGGGCTCGCTCCAGCGCGTCGACATCGACAGCGGCGAGGTGACGACGCTGTACACCGAGTGCGACGGCAACCGCCTCAACGGTCCGAACGACATCGTGATCGATAAGGACGGTGGCATCTGGTTCACCGATCTCGGCAAGACGCGCGAGCGCGACGTGGACCGCGGGTTCATCTACTACGCCAAGCCTGACGGCTCCCAGATCGTCCAGGTCGCGCGGGGCAACCACGGCTACAACGGCATCGGTCTGTCGCCCGACGGATCGCGCCTGTACGCCGTCGAAACCGCCACCGCCCACCTCTACGCCTGGGACGTGGCCGGCCCGGGTCAGCTCACCGGCGGCAACCCCGTCACCGGCGGTGGCATGTACCTCGGCGCCGGCCATCCACCGGCGCTGTTCGACTCGCTCGCCGTCGAGGAAAACGGCAACGTGTGCGTCGCCACGCTGGCGCACGAGGCCGGGATCACCGTGTTCGCTCCCGACGGCCAGATCGTGGAAAACGTGCTGTTCCCCGACCCGCTCACCACGAATATCTGCTTCGGCGGCGACGACATGCGCACCGCGTGGGTCACCCTGTCGGCCACCGGAAAGCTGGCCAAGACCACCTGGGCGCGCCCCGGCTTAAAACTCAACTACTGAGTTCCGTACCCTTAGCGGTGTGAAGTACTGGGTCGAGACGCTCGGCTGCCCCAAGAACGAGGTTGACTCGGCCAAGTTGATCGGCACGCTCGAGGCCGACGGCTACGTGGCCGCCTCCTCCGCCGCCGACGCCGACGTCGTGGTCGTCAACACCTGCGCCTTCATCGACGCGGCGCGCCAGGAGTCGGTCGACACCGTGATCCAACTCGGCGAGGTGAAGCGAGCCGACGCCCGCCTCGTCGTGACCGGCTGCATGGCCGAGCGCTACGGCGCCGAACTGGCCGACGCGCTGCCCGAGGTCGACCAGGTGGCGGGCTTCGGCGTGCCCGTGACGCTCGGCGCCAAGCCGGCCGTGCCGAGCTTCGACCTGCTGAACCTGCCGCGGCCGCGCTCGCCTCGGCCGTGGGCCTACGTCAAGGTGGCCGAGGGCTGCGACCGCAACTGCGGCTTCTGCGCCATCCCGTCGTTCCGGGGCAAGCAGCGGTCGCGCACCCGCGAGTCGATCCTCGAAGAAGTCGAGGCACTCGACGCCCGCGAGATCGTGCTCGTCGCCCAGGACCTCGCCAGCTACGGCAACGACATCGGCGAGCGCCGCGCCATCACCGCCCTCGTCGAGGCCGTGGCGGCGCGCACCGAGCGTGTCCGGTTGCTGTACCTGTATCCGTCAGACCTCACCGATGGTCTGATCGACGTGATCGGTGCGACCGGGGTGCCCTATTACGACTTGTCGCTCCAACACGCGTCCGCGCCGCTGCTCAAGCGGATGCGGCGGTGGGGCAACGGCGACAAGTTCCTGACGCGCATCGACGACATTCGGGCGCGGTATCCCGACGCCACCATTCGTTCGAACTTCATCGTCGGCTACCCCGGCGAGAGCGAGGCGGACCACGACAACCTCCTCGCCTTCATGCAGGCGGCGCAGTTCGACTGGGTCGGGTTGTTCGCGTACTCGCGCGAAGAAGGCACCTACGCCGACACGCAGGACGGCCACGTCGACCCGTCGTTGGTGCAAGAGCGCCTCGCCGAGGCCAGCGAGTTGCAGGACGGCATCACGCGCGCCCGGCGCGCCGCCCACGTCGGCACGACCCAGACGGTCCTGGTCGACGCGCCGGGCGTCGGTCGGTCGCATCGCGAGGCTCCCGAGATCGACGGCGTGGTGCGTATCCCCGACGATCTCCCCGTCGGCACCTTTCAGACGGTTACCGTCACCGGCGTGATCGGCGTGGATCTCGAGGCGTCGCGGTGAAGACCGAGTCGTCCTTCGGGTCCTCGGCGCTGGTGACGCCGGCCAATCTCGTCACCGTTCTGCGCCTGCTCGTCAGCCCGTTCCTGATCGTGACGATCGCGTCGGGTGGGGCGTCGTGGCCGGCGGTCGCGTGCTGGGTGTTGCTGACCTCGACCGACGGCGTCGACGGGTATCTGGCGCGCCGCCACGGTACGACGAGCTCGGGTGCATTTCTCGACCCGCTGGCCGACAAGGTGCTCGTGCTCGGCGCCCTCGCCGCGCTGGTGTCGCGCAACGATCTGTCGGCGCTGCCGGCGATCCTGATCGGCGTACGCGAGGTGGCGGTGTCGATCTATCGCTCGTGGTTGGCGCAGCGTGGGATCAGCGTGCCGGCGCGCTGGTGGGCGAAGGTCAAGACGGTGCTGACGGAAGTCGCCATCGGGTTCGCGCTGTTGCCGCTCACCACGAACGTCAAGTGGTTCTACCGCGATCTGATCTGGCTGGCGGTCGTGCTCACGCTCGTGACCGGCGCGCAGTACTTCCTCGAAGGAGGACAGCGGGTTCGTGCGAGTTGAAGTCGTCGCGGTCGGCACCGAGCTGCTGCTCGGCCAGATCGTCGACACGAACTCCGCCTGGCTCGGCGAGACGCTGGCGGCCGCCGGCATGGACCGTCATTTTTCGACGGCGGTGGGCGACAATCTCGGCCGCATCGTCCACGCGTTGCGCTGTGCGCTGGCGCGCGCCGACGCCGTCATCGTGTGCGGGGGCCTCGGCCCGACGCAGGACGACATCACGCGGGAGGCCATCGCCGAAGTGATGACGGTGCCGCTGCACCGAAACGCCGAGGTCGCGGCGCGCGTCGAAGAGATGTTCCGGGCGCGGGGCCGCGAGATGGCGGCCAATAACCTGCGTCAAGCCGACGTGCCTGCAGGCGCAACGGTGATCGACCAGACGATGGGCACGGCACCGGGCCTCATCTGTCCGGTCGGCCACAAGGTCATCTACGCGGTGCCAGGCGTGCCCTACGAGATGCAGGACATGGTGACCCGCGCCGTCATCCCCGACCTGCTGGCGCGCTCGGGGGAGACGGCGACGATTCGCAGCCGCGTCCTGCGCACGTGGGGAACGTCGGAGAGCATGCTCGCCCAGCAATTGCACGCGCGTTTCCTGCATCACGAATCGAATGCGACCCTTGTCACGATCGCCTTTCTGGCGTCGGGCATCGAGGGCATCAAGGTGCGCTTGACGGCGAAGGCGGCCACCGAGGCCGAGGCGCTGAGCGCGCTGGCGGACGAAGAGGCAGCGGTGCGGGCGCTGCTGGGCGACCTCGTGTTCGCCGTCGACAACGACACCATGGAATCGGTAGTGGGCGACATGCTCGTGGCCCGCGGCGAGACGCTCGGCCTCGCCGAATCGCTCACAGGCGGCCTCGTCGGTTCGCGCTGCGCGGCGGTGCGCGGCGCCACCAACTGGTTCCGTGGGTCGATCGTGTCGTATGCGTCCGACGTGAAGTTCTCGGTGCTCGGCGTGCCCGAGGGGCCTGTCGTCTCGGCCGAGGCGGCCAAGGCGATGGCGGTCGGCGCGGCCAAGGTGCTCGGTGCCGACATCGGCCTGTCGGTCACCGGCGTCGCGGGGCCCGACGAGCAGGAAGGTCAGCCCGTCGGCACTGTGTTCTACGGCATCGCTCGCAACGGCACGGTCGACGCCGTCGAGGTGCGGCTGCCGGGCGATCGCGACCGGATCCGCCAATTCAGCGCCATCTCGCTAATGGA
This DNA window, taken from Acidimicrobiales bacterium, encodes the following:
- the queF gene encoding preQ(1) synthase, whose amino-acid sequence is MPSEPSRDLVAIDNPHPGRVYEVTCETPEFTCVCPMTGQPDFATVTISYVPGDKIVELKSLKLYLWSFRNEGAFHEDVTNRILNDLVAALSPVSMTVTTDWLVRGGIHTIVKVSHPNG
- the rimO gene encoding 30S ribosomal protein S12 methylthiotransferase RimO, with the translated sequence MKYWVETLGCPKNEVDSAKLIGTLEADGYVAASSAADADVVVVNTCAFIDAARQESVDTVIQLGEVKRADARLVVTGCMAERYGAELADALPEVDQVAGFGVPVTLGAKPAVPSFDLLNLPRPRSPRPWAYVKVAEGCDRNCGFCAIPSFRGKQRSRTRESILEEVEALDAREIVLVAQDLASYGNDIGERRAITALVEAVAARTERVRLLYLYPSDLTDGLIDVIGATGVPYYDLSLQHASAPLLKRMRRWGNGDKFLTRIDDIRARYPDATIRSNFIVGYPGESEADHDNLLAFMQAAQFDWVGLFAYSREEGTYADTQDGHVDPSLVQERLAEASELQDGITRARRAAHVGTTQTVLVDAPGVGRSHREAPEIDGVVRIPDDLPVGTFQTVTVTGVIGVDLEASR
- the pgsA gene encoding CDP-diacylglycerol--glycerol-3-phosphate 3-phosphatidyltransferase, with translation MKTESSFGSSALVTPANLVTVLRLLVSPFLIVTIASGGASWPAVACWVLLTSTDGVDGYLARRHGTTSSGAFLDPLADKVLVLGALAALVSRNDLSALPAILIGVREVAVSIYRSWLAQRGISVPARWWAKVKTVLTEVAIGFALLPLTTNVKWFYRDLIWLAVVLTLVTGAQYFLEGGQRVRAS
- a CDS encoding SMP-30/gluconolactonase/LRE family protein; its protein translation is MADIEIVTEGLAFPEGPVAMPDGSVIVVEIKTGKLTRVAPDGTKTEVADVGGGPNGLAVGADGALYVCNNGGFQWTELGEINLPLGPGGVSHHADYTTGSLQRVDIDSGEVTTLYTECDGNRLNGPNDIVIDKDGGIWFTDLGKTRERDVDRGFIYYAKPDGSQIVQVARGNHGYNGIGLSPDGSRLYAVETATAHLYAWDVAGPGQLTGGNPVTGGGMYLGAGHPPALFDSLAVEENGNVCVATLAHEAGITVFAPDGQIVENVLFPDPLTTNICFGGDDMRTAWVTLSATGKLAKTTWARPGLKLNY
- a CDS encoding class I SAM-dependent methyltransferase; translated protein: MPSTLSRALRRAANRLDQRGVDRRAVARQIVGGAWEEMGQHQFNFLVEQGLQPSDWMLDVGCGALRGGVHFIRYLEPGHYCGIEREQWILDVGAEELADAGLTDRAPVLLCNRDFEFDKFGRQFDVALAQSVFTHIPLNNIHRCLVRMSEALRPGGVFYATFLDNPGDPNDLSPIEFPQKDGPPSVTYPDRDPFRYHVRFFEDLVNGLPLKLEHIGDWGSPRGQSMLAFHKV
- the thrB gene encoding homoserine kinase, with protein sequence MRARCPCSSANLGPGFDALALALSLYVDVSVEPADALSITAHGEGEDFPVGPDHMAARVVRDVLGHDNVAITIRSEIPVARGLGSSAALAAATAAAAGAAEPLAVATAVDGHAENAAASVLGGLVVGTMVGDTPVAERLAVDDRLAFVVVIPDRMLSTRDARAALHQEVSLHDAATNLGRLGLLIAGFADASRFSAYAMEDTLHQPYRIPLFPESAPIMRGLVEAGALGACWSGAGSTLLAVAMEGDADAVCAAGVDMLTETNVAGRAVRLDVDRTGLVVTD
- a CDS encoding competence/damage-inducible protein A; protein product: MRVEVVAVGTELLLGQIVDTNSAWLGETLAAAGMDRHFSTAVGDNLGRIVHALRCALARADAVIVCGGLGPTQDDITREAIAEVMTVPLHRNAEVAARVEEMFRARGREMAANNLRQADVPAGATVIDQTMGTAPGLICPVGHKVIYAVPGVPYEMQDMVTRAVIPDLLARSGETATIRSRVLRTWGTSESMLAQQLHARFLHHESNATLVTIAFLASGIEGIKVRLTAKAATEAEALSALADEEAAVRALLGDLVFAVDNDTMESVVGDMLVARGETLGLAESLTGGLVGSRCAAVRGATNWFRGSIVSYASDVKFSVLGVPEGPVVSAEAAKAMAVGAAKVLGADIGLSVTGVAGPDEQEGQPVGTVFYGIARNGTVDAVEVRLPGDRDRIRQFSAISLMDLLRRRLREEG